The following nucleotide sequence is from Bos taurus isolate L1 Dominette 01449 registration number 42190680 breed Hereford chromosome 3, ARS-UCD2.0, whole genome shotgun sequence.
tcgcttcagtcatgtccgactctgtgcgaccccatggactgcagcctaccaggcttctccatccatgggattctccaggcaagaacactggagtgggttgccatttccttctccaatgcatgaaagtggaaagtgaaagtgaagtcgcttcagtgtgtccgactctgtgcgaccccatggactgcagcctaccaggctcctccatccatgggattttccgggcaacagtactggagtggggtgccattgccttctcccctctttAATGTATAGACAGTTGTAATTCATCATGGTGTCCCTCCTTTCTGCTAGACTGGCAATCCTGTGAGGGCAGGCTATGTTTCCTTCATAGCTGGACTTCCAGTGCTGAGACCAGTCCATGACCCACAGCTGACACTCCATTAAAGTCTGTTGAATGTAGAAACTTGGGGATTAATAACTGGATGGGAAGAAATATTCAGGAAGAAGGAGGGCTAGCAATAGGAGAATCTGGTCTGCAGGGGAAGAAACAGTGGGTGACATTCCCCTCCCAGTCATCCCCCAAGGTCAGTTTGGACATTCAGAGGGGCCCCAAGAGTGATGCTAGCACCACTTCCTTTAGGCTGACCACTTCTCTCTGTATTATACCACAAATTAGGACATGGCTGAGTAATCACGTTGGGACACAAGTTGTAGAGTAAGACTTCCCTGATGTACCAGGAGGGACAGTAGCCATAGTTTGTGGCATTACTGAAGGCTTTCCCCATCCAGAAAAGctgatgaaaataaatatgaGTTGCCTTCTATCCTCTTCTTCTGCATCCTTGCCATGGAGtccaagagaaaaaataatgtctcttttCATAGCTCATATTTTCCCCTTTGCAACCCAGTATCCAGTTGTAGGGCTGTCATTGAAGTGAGGCAAATAGTGGTCAAACTGAAAGGGAGGCTGGGACTGACAGCAAGGCCTTAGGGCTGTCAGGAACCTCACTCTGGAGACAGGATAAGGTCAGTGAGGCCACAGTTCCCTCCACACCATCTCCACCACCTCCATCCTGAGCTAACACTCTGAAGGTCCACTCCATGCCAAGTCCTTCCTGCACAGGGTCTTGAAATACTGTACAGGTGCCCTATGCTTTAGTGTTGGGTGAGTGTTGAGCagagggagaaaaacaaaattttctgaGGGCAGGAAGCCATTCCTAGAGGTTTTAATGGTCATAATAGAATAAGATACCTTCCTCTACAAAAAGACTTCATTCAAAATCTCACTtatttgggacttctctggcagtccaatggttaagactctgaccTCCTAatccaggggacatgggtttgatccctagtcagggaactaagatcctgtatgctgccaggcatggccaaaaaaaaaaaaaaaaaatcacttaactaTGTGCACTGCTTTATCACCTGATTTTTACTAGTTAATAGACCATGAACAtttttctctgtaagaaaatatgtgtgctaagttgcttaagttgtgtctgactctctgcaaccctatggactgtagcctgccaggttcctctgtccatgagattctccaggcaagaatcctggagtgggtttccatgccctcctccaggggatcttctggacccagggatcaaacccgagtctcttatgtctcctgcatcaacagCCAAgctccttaccactagcaccacctgggaagccctgtaagaAAATATAGGACCatgatataatattattataatagcaAAACTTGTTTAAATTAGCTATGGATTATTAAAGCTTACAGCCTTAATTATATATTTGAATGATAGATAGTATAATAGGTTTAAGTGTGcaaatagtaatttttttaaccatataGAGTTTTATTTCTCATTATTACATGAATTTTAATGTATGCATGATTGACCTGTGCCCTTGCAGATGTTATATGagatctctttttattttttatgtcacttccctcttgaacctccctccgaTCTCCCTCCTTAAGTGTGCAAATAGTTTTGAGTTCAGATGATGCACCAACAGCTTTTTTTCAGCTCagatcaatttatttatttgtccatCAACACCTAATTTGGCTCTGCTCCCATGCATGAAGCTGCCTGCTGCCTGGTGCCATGAGGTCATCAGAGGGGCTCACTGCCCCCAGACAGGGTGCAGGTACAGTCAGTCCCCTTCCCTTGCCTGTATCTCACTGCGAGGAGCTCAGGAGGCAGCAGTGCATTATTCTGAAGGTCCTGGTCACTGGGGCAGCCAGGAACCATGGTCCACTTGGAATTTTTTCTATGATCTATTAAtttgtttgtctgtgtgtctgtcttggTAGACTCATGATCCAATAACAGAATtcttctgggatttccctggcagtctagtggttgagactctgagcttccaaaacaggaacataggttcaatccctagtcagggaactaggatcccaccaGCCACATGGTGGTGGAGGGAGGTGGCGGCGGCGGGGGGCAGAGggggaacaaaacaaaacagaattcttCCATAGCTGTACCTATTCCCAGGAAAGAAGGTGAGTCAGAATCTGAATGGAGGCAGATGGTCTGAAACaacgaaggaaggaaggaaggttgcCAGGCTCCTAGCTGCCCCAGGGGAAGGTGTGTGGACAGTCATCATGCTTCTTGATGGAAACTCCTTAGTTGGACATTATGTAAGTGCCCAGGAAAAGGGCTCGAAGTCTAGTCCTGGGAACATACCAGACTGTCACCCTCCCCCTGATTGTGAAAGCAGTGGCGTGCTCAAATCATGTATCACACACCCAGCACAGGATAAAAGGGCTCTTGCCCTGAGCTCTCCATTCACAGCCTCCTCAGAAACAGACTTCTCCTCCCTCCTGGCACCTGGTGAGTATCTGGCAGGGAATGGAACTCTAACTGAGATGCTGGAAAGGAACCCTGAGATCATAGCAGAAGAGTGGAAACCAAAGGGGCCTTAAATGAAATCCCAGAAGTATGGTTGCAGAGAAGGTAGCCAGGGGGGTGATGTAAGGGTCAGGAAGGAATTCCTTTGGGATGTGACAAGAATTCTGGGAACTGCAAAGGTCACAGGAGCTCATGACAATTTCCATGCTCTTTCTATTCATGTCTACACACAGTTTCTGTGATAATCAGTTTTCAGAATACTTTCCTCAAATGGGTACATCCCTTGTGTATTTCCTTTGAGATACAAAAGTCTGGATGCTCAGTTAGATTGGCACCATGGGATCCTGGGCAGAGAGCAATGTAGGAGGCATCTTGCATGGTCAAATTAACTCCCCATCAGTGTTCCTCTCCCTCCTGCGGCCCTGGCTTAAGAAGCAGCTGGCCTGACAAGAGAGAGATCAGGAAACCAAGAGTGGGGAAACACTGGACTGTGGATTCCAGGCTGACAAGGTGATTTCATTTCCCCAGGCTCACTGACCTCCTGCCGAGATGTCCTGCCAGCAGAACCAGCAGCAGTGCCAGCGCCCTCCCAAATGCCCCTCCCCCAAGTGCCCCCCAAAGAGCCCAGCACAGTGTCTGCCTCCAACCTCCTCAGGCTGCACCCCCAGCTCCGAGGGCGGCTGCTGCCTGGGCTCCCACAGGCGCCGCAGGTCCCACCGCTGCCGGCGCCAGAGCTCTGACTCCTGCGATGGTGATAGTGGTCTGCAGTCCGGGCGCTCTGGCTGTGGCCAGGGATCTGGAGGCTGCTGCTGACCTGGCCTCCTGATGTTGACACACATGATTTCAGAGGATACAAGAACCTGAGGGCCAAGGAAAAGCCCCACCCTGAGGCATCCTAGCCCCACCCTGAGGCATCCTAGCCCCACCCTAAGGCATCCTTTCCCGGATACCCCATTCTCATTTGCCCAGACTGAGCCAGGAGATGTTCCCATGCAGAATTTGGAGCTCTCTCTGGAGAGCTCTTTCTGTCTGATCTCCAGGATCTCACAGGTCCCCACCTCCTGCACCTGCTGATGATCAGCAGAGCCTGTGCCTGACCCtgtgagaaaaataaagcttttcttcCTCATTTCCAGGCGGCTCATGTGTCATTTCACTCTGTCCCTCCCCAGATCCCCTGGTGGCCAACACAGTCCACACAAGGTTCTGGAGGCAGAACCTGAGCTCTGGATCAGGAGAAGAGAGCAGTTCATTTCCACCTCCATTCATGAAGGACCATGAGTTTTCAGTTGGAATGGAGACCTATTGGTTTAGGTCCTGCACCTCTCAGTGAAAGGACTAACTTCCCTCGAAACCTGCAGTGGGTCCTGATACAACCTGGGAATTGCCAGGGTGTGATATGGGAGTTCTGTTATTTTAATAAGCTGTTTCTGAGTCCTAAATAAAGAGACAGTGACTCCAGAGGCAATGAAGgtgaacagacttttggactctgtgggagaaggcaagggtgggatgatgtgagagaatagcattgaaacatgtatattaccatatgtgaaacagatcactagtccaggtttaatgcatgagacagggtgctcagggccggtgcactgggatgaccctgagggatgggatggagagggaggtgggaggggtttcaggatggggaacatatgtacacccctGGCTGGGTCATaagaatgtatggcaaaaaccactaaatattgtaaagtaattagccaccaattaaaacaaattaattaatttacaaaaaaaaaagagtaagaacatacatctcaggaaggaaagttaaCTCCACTGACTCTATGAAAATGCAGGGGGAGATGAAAGGTAAGTGAAGGATTGAATGAGGTCTAGGGGGAATGGTGTGGCTAGGAGTTTAGTTAATGAGATGACTGGAGCACGTGAAATGAGAAttttaggaaaaagagaaaatgagaagtgTTTCTGGGATTCTATATAATTGATTAAATTTGAATTCGACACTATCATGAAGCTAAATAAAGTACCATGTTTTAGCCTAAATTGTGAAACTCAGACATTTCTGAGGCTGAGTTCCTAAGTGTGAGCCAAGAGAAACATCTCAGTTGGACACCTGAAAAGTCAGACAGTGTCAGAACTCAAGCTACAGTCAATTGTAAATACTATGTGAAATTGATGTTAGGAACTGAGCCGCGGGGGTTGGAGGGGGCGGTCAAAACTGGATAACTTTGCCACCTTAAATTATGAAATGATTTTATCAAACCTGGAAGTTAACTCCTAAAATTTGGAAGTCAaaaagcctctgctgctgctgctaagtcgctttggtcatgtccgactctgtgtgaccccaaagatggcagcccaccaggctcccccgtccctgggattctccaggcaagaacactggagtgggttgccatttccttctccaatgcatgaaagtaaaaagtgaaagtgaagtcgttcagtcgtgtccgactcttagcaaccttatggactgcagcctaccaggctcctccatccatgggattttccaggcaatagtactggagtgggttgccattgcaaaAAGCCTCAGAGGAGATTAATTCCAGATACACACCAACTCCATCTAACAAATGAGACatgattccctggagcaggagtCCCAGCTCTGGCCATTAGTTTAAGTTGGGTTAGAAATCAGCAGAGTGCTCAGCCTTCGGCAGGGCAAGGTAGCTCCTGGAAGTGGCTAACCCGCTGGCTCCCAGGGAAGAGTTGTGCTTCGCCTGATATAGCCTGCAAACCCGGAATGCAAGGTGTGAGAGCTGGAGACCGCAGGCCCTGCAGCCCTGTGCAGGCTGGAAACCTTATTCACAAGCTGAACAAAACTGGAGGATTAGAGCATGCCACCTGACAGAGGCTGTGGAAGAAGACATGGAGATTCAGAAGCACCTCAAACTGCCACCTGAAGAGCTTACAGAGTTACAGCTATGGTTGAGTTAAAACtgtttaagagagagagagagagagagagagagagagagagagaggagagaggaaagggagcAGGGTCAACCAGGAAAGCTCCTAGCTAGCATTACAAGGGGGTCTTGGGAAGCTAGAAGTAACATGAGAACATCTTTAACATGGAGCCCAGCTACGGAGAAAATCAGATTCCCCAAAGCTCATCAAGGTCACTCCAGGTCCTTTCCTTGGACCAATTTATCTACTCAGTTCATTTTTATTGTGCATCTATTGTGTGCGCagttctaggcactggggatatGATTGAGAATCAGAGACATTTCTTCTCTCGAGAACTTGCGTTCAAATGGGTTCAACAGGCAGCAGTTGATTGTTTTATACACAACGCCGCAATGTTGAGTGAAACAGAGTGACTCTCTTCTCAGTTGGCCTCATACTCAGGGTGAGTGGACACTGGTGCTGGCTTAATAAACCCAGAGAAAACATCTAGCCTGGAGAAAATATTGACACTGTGAGATAGTGGCTTCGGTGGTAACAAAAAAAGGACATCGAACATATGCTAGCTTCCATATCCAAAGACAGCAGCCAAGAGTGGAGAGGGGGTAGATTGTTACAAACCACTGGAATAATGTTAGTGCACGAGCAGACCTCATCCTCATGCCTTTCTCCGGCCCCCTCCGTTATTCCGCAGCCCCAGTGGGAAAACACCTTCTTAGAGGTGCTCTtttcttcccatgaatattcttttttaatcatcTGAAAAGGGATGGCTGCACATCAGGCCTTCCTGTACAAAGATAACCAGACACATACTTTTCATAAATGttcatagaaaataataatattttgtcaTCATTGTAATTAATAATCATTGGGACTGAAAGGATGTGTCCTCTTCTTAAATGTGATGTTTCAGAGAGCAATGCATCTCCAATGTTATAAAAGGTGCAGTGGCAAAAGAGCAAACAGCTTACATAATTGAAATTTCCAAAGCATTTGGTTAATCACTGCTACTCACCATTATCACCTGTCATCACCACACCCAGTCAGTGTGATTCACAGCTGAGCTAATCTCCCTTAACCACCCCAGCCAACTTGAATCCCTCCCTCACCTACACTATTTCTGGAGCTAGAATAAAGagcacagtcactaaggcactgACACAGTGGCCTTtagatatgtctttttttttttttctttaaagaacaagccagtttattattattatttttttgaccacaccacgTGGCGTgtaggat
It contains:
- the LOC104971496 gene encoding late cornified envelope protein 3B, producing MSCQQNQQQCQRPPKCPSPKCPPKSPAQCLPPTSSGCTPSSEGGCCLGSHRRRRSHRCRRQSSDSCDGDSGLQSGRSGCGQGSGGCC